From Cannabis sativa cultivar Pink pepper isolate KNU-18-1 chromosome 8, ASM2916894v1, whole genome shotgun sequence, a single genomic window includes:
- the LOC133030308 gene encoding uncharacterized protein LOC133030308 isoform X1, whose translation MRDVARSRESDGGAEPPPGPSRIGVDCVQAAPTKKRGRHKGLSTREKRRDLGRPLPLEWDVKGKTYKEVGSYSSDFSRELGLLVRRCTDPNFKDWAQVPQSVKRRILSNIEDELFDIGRQRYGAEYIPGILRGIDKSCAKKYSEFKNELYNHMKRHGTTKQYDGCTADQWEKAIEYFEQPEVKKRSEINSANRRKLKELSYGGSQSIPDLRYKRRNPETGQLAPIPETWQATHHKHGTGWVSETAKETWEKMKAIRETHSSESTESESTEPPSTIAEAGDKDLSLVQTVFGKRRGHQKGYGRIISTREMFDPPSYAQPSAPQPQPLSKSKDPVIADLQERVQQLEAYIRANSIIPGSQYPPPPSDESDNVGSSL comes from the exons ATGAGAGATGTTGCTCGTTCTCGTGAGAGTGATGGAGGAGCTGAACCTCCGCCAGGACCATCACGCATTGGGGTTGATTGTGTGCAAG cGGCTCCAACAAAAAAACGTGGACGCCATAAAGGATTGAGTACACGAGAAAAAAGGAGAGACTTAGGACGTCCACTACCTCTCGAATGGGACGTGAAAGGGAAAACATATAAGGAGGTAGGATCTTACAGCTCCGATTTTAGTAGGGAGTTAGGGTTACTGGTTCGACGATGTACGGATCCCAACTTCAAAGATTGGGCACAAGTCCCTCAATCCGTTAAGAGAAGGATATTATCAAATATAGAG GACGAACTATTTGACATTGGTCGCCAAAGATACGGAGCAGAGTATATTCCAGGAATTTTGAGAGGCATAGACAAATCCTGTGCTAAAAAGTACTCTGAATTCAAAAATGAATTGTATAATCATATGAAAAGACATGGGACAACAAAACAATATGATGGATGTACTGCGGATCAGTGGGAAAAGGCTATTGAGTACTTCGAGCAACCAGAGGTGAAG AAACGTTCTGAGATTAACTCAGCAAACaggagaaaattgaaagaactAAGCTATGGGGGTTCTCAATCTATACCTGATTTGCGTTACAAAAGA CGCAATCCTGAGACTGGGCAACTAGCACCGATCCCAGAAACATGGCAAGCAACTCACCATAAACATGGCACTGGATGGGTGTCTGAAACCGCCAAAGAAACTTGg GAAAAAATGAAAGCCATACGTGAAACACATTCGTCAGAGTCTACTGAGTCTGagagtacggaaccaccaagcACTATAGCAGAGGCTGGAGACAAAGACTTGAGTCTAGTCCAAACGGTCTTCGGAAAGCGTCGAGGCCACCAAAAAGGATATGGCCGCATTATTAGCACGAGGGAGATGTTTGATCCACCTTCATATGCCCAACCTTCTGCACCTCAACCTCAACCTCTATCTAAATCTAAAGATCCTGTGATTGCAGACTTGCAGGAGCGTGTTCAACAATTGGAGGCATACATTAGGGCTAATTCTATCATCCCAGGATCTCAGTATCCACCTCCACCTTCTGACGAGTCTGATAATGTGGGATCCAGCCTATAG
- the LOC133030304 gene encoding probable phosphoribosylformylglycinamidine synthase, chloroplastic/mitochondrial, whose protein sequence is MAGVREITTSEFLQGIHKQNLVFHRNSRAPRSNPLWGMVLRPRRGIPLNLRCRAQAKPKAVVSDGLGSPVTEQSTTKPGAGVVHFYRVPLIQDSATSELLKSFQTKVSTQIVGLKTEQCFNIGLQAELSVDKLSVLKWLLQETYEPENLGVESFLEKKRQEGLSMVIIEVGPRLSFTTAWSSNAVSICQACGLTEVNRLERSRRYLLYTKGQLQEPQINEVAAMVHDRMTECVYTQKLTSFETTVVPEEVRYVPVMENGRKALEEINQQMGLAFDEQDLQYYTRLFREEIKRNPTTVELFDIAQSNSEHSRHWFFTGKIVIDGKPMDRTLMQIVKSTLQANPNNSVIGFKDNSSAIKGFPVKHLRPVHPGSTCPLESALRDLDVLFTAETHNFPCAVAPYPGAETGAGGRIRDTHATGRGSFVVASTAGYCVGNLNMEGSYAPWEDPSFTYPSNLASPLQILIDASNGASDYGNKFGEPLIQGYTRTFGMRLPSGERREWLKPIMFSAGIGQIDHTHISKGEPDIGMLVVKIGGPAYRIGMGGGAASSMVSGQNDADLDFNAVQRGDAEMAQKLYRVVRACIEMGENNPIISIHDQGAGGNCNVVKEIIYPKGAEIDIRAIVVGDHTMSVLEIWGAEYQEQDAILVKPESRDLLQSICKRERVSMAVLGTINGEGRVVLVDSAAIEKCQSSGLPKPPPAVDLELDKVLGDMPQKTFEFHRVVDARESLDIAPGITVMNALKRVLRLPSVCSKRFLTTKVDRCVTGLVAQQQTVGPLQITLADVAVIAQTYTDFTGGACAIGEQPIKGLLDPKAMARLAVGEALTNLVWAKVTSLADIKASGNWMYAAKLDGEGAAMYDAANALSEAMIDLGIAIDGGKDSLSMAAHAGGEIVKAPGNLVISVYVTCPDITKTVTPDLKLGDDGVILHIDLAKGKRRLGGSALAQVFDQVGDDCPDLDDVPYFKRVFECTQALLDDEFISAGHDISDGGLLTCALEMAFSGNCGVVLDLNSRGKSLFQTLFAEELGLIIEVSKKNLDVVMEKLISEGISADIIGQVSSEPTIELRVDGASHLNEKTSFLRDMWEETSFELEHLQRLASCVDQEKEGLKVRHEPSWNLSFTPTFTDEKYMSATSKPKVAVIREEGSNGDREMSAAFYASGFEPWDVTMSDLLNGSISLDDFRGVVFVGGFSYADVLDSAKGWAASIRFNQPLLNQFQEFYKRPDTFSLGICNGCQLMALLGWIPGPQVGGVHGLGGDPSQPRFIHNESGRFECRFTSVTIRDSPAVMFKGMEGSTLGVWAAHGEGRAYFPDDGVFDRVLHSNLAPVRYCDDDGSETEQYPFNMNGSPLGVAAICSPDGRHLAMMPHPERCFLMWQYPWYPKHWNVDKKGPSPWLKMFQNARDWCS, encoded by the exons ATGGCTGGAGTTCGAGAAATTACGACTTCAGAATTCTTACAA GGAATACATAAGCAAAATCTTGTTTTCCATCGTAATTCACGAGCTCCAAGATCAAATCCCTTATGGGGCATGGTTTTGCGCCCTAGAAGAGGAATTCCATTGAATTTGAGGTGTCGTGCTCAGGCAAAGCCTAAAGCTGTTGTTTCTGATGGCTTGGGCAGTCCGGTAACTGAGCAATCCACAACCAAGCCTGGTGCTGGAGTTGTACATTTTTATCGGGTGCCGCTGATTCAGGATAGCGCTACATCTGAGCTTCTCAAATCTTTTCAAACTAAAGTCTCAACTCAGATTGTTGGTTTAAAAACAGAGCAGTGTTTCAACATTGGGCTTCAGGCAGAACTTTCAGTCGATAAGTTATCCGTTCTTAAGTGGCTTCTTCAGGAGACTTATGAGCCTGAGAATTTGGGGGTTGAGAGTTTTCTTGAGAAGAAAAGGCAGGAAGGGTTGAGTATGGTTATAATTGAGGTTGGTCCCCGGTTATCATTTACAACAGCATGGTCTTCAAATGCTGTATCAATTTGTCAAGCTTGCGGTTTGACAGAGGTGAATCGATTGGAACGCTCAAGGAGATACTTGTTGTATACCAAAGGTCAGTTGCAGGAGCCTCAGATCAATGAGGTAGCTGCAATGGTTCATGATAGGATGACTGAGTGTGTGTATACTCAGAAGCTTACATCTTTTGAGACGACTGTGGTTCCAGAGGAGGTTCGCTATGTACCTGTTATGGAGAATGGTCGAAAAGCATTGGAGGAAATTAATCAACAAATGGGTTTAGCGTTTGATGAGCAAGATCTCCAATATTACACTAGGCTTTTCAGAGAGGAAATCAAGCGTAATCCAACGACAGTTGAGCTATTTGATATTGCACAATCTAACAGTGAGCATAGCAGGCATTGGTTTTTCACAGGTAAGATAGTCATAGATGGAAAGCCGATGGATAGGACTCTAATGCAGATTGTGAAGAGCACTTTGCAAGCAAATCCAAACAATTCTGTAATTGGGTTCAAGGATAACTCGAGTGCAATCAAGGGGTTTCCAGTTAAGCATTTGAGACCAGTTCATCCGGGTTCAACATGTCCATTAGAGTCAGCCCTTCGAGATCTTGATGTGTTGTTCACTGCTGAAACACACAATTTTCCTTGTGCAGTGGCACCTTACCCTGGTGCAGAAACGGGTGCAGGTGGACGTATAAGGGATACACACGCCACTGGGAGAGGATCTTTTGTTGTTGCCTCAACAGCTGGTTATTGTGTTGGCAATCTCAATATGGAGGGTTCTTATGCTCCTTGGGAAGATCCTTCTTTCACCTATCCATCTAATTTGGCGTCACCTTTGCAGATTCTCATTGATGCCAGTAATGGTGCATCCGACTATGGCAACAAGTTTGGAGAGCCATTGATTCAGGGTTACACTAGAACTTTCGGAATGCGACTTCCAAGTGGGGAAAGACGGGAATGGCTAAAGCCTATTATGTTTAGTGCAGGCATTGGGCAGATTGATCACACTCACATATCGAAAGGCGAGCCCGACATTGGAATGCTGGTTGTGAAAATTGGAGGCCCAGCTTATCGTATTGGTATGGGAGGTGGGGCTGCGTCTAGTATGGTTAGTGGACAGAATGATGCAGACCTTGATTTTAATGCTGTACAACGTGGAGATGCAGAAATGGCACAAAAATTGTATCGTGTTGTTCGTGCTTGCATTGAGATGGGAGAGAATAACCCAATCATTAGTATTCACGATCAAGGAGCTGGTGGAAATTGTAATGTTGTCAAGGAAATCATTTATCCAAAGGGTGCTGAGATTGATATCCGGGCAATTGTAGTTGGTGACCACACGATGTCGGTGTTGGAGATATGGGGTGCTGAATATCAAGAGCAAGATGCAATTTTGGTGAAGCCTGAAAGTCGTGACCTTCTGCAGTCGATTTGTAAAAGAGAAAGGGTTTCTATGGCTGTTCTTGGAACCATTAATGGTGAGGGTCGGGTTGTTCTAGTTGATAGTGCAGCTATTGAAAAATGCCAATCAAGTGGACTTCCTAAACCTCCACCTGCTGTGGATTTGGAGTTGGATAAAGTACTTGGTGATATGCCACAGAAGACCTTTGAATTCCATCGGGTCGTCGATGCACGAGAGTCACTTGATATTGCTCCTGGGATAACTGTCATGAACGCTCTCAAGAGGGTATTAAGACTTCCATCTGTTTGTTCAAAGCGTTTCTTGACTACTAAGGTGGACAGGTGTGTAACAGGGCTTGTAGCCCAGCAGCAAACTGTTGGACCCTTACAAATTACACTTGCTGATGTTGCAGTTATTGCTCAAACTTATACTGACTTTACTGGAGGTGCATGTGCTATTGGGGAGCAACCAATCAAAGGTTTGCTAGATCCAAAAGCAATGGCAAGATTGGCTGTTGGAGAAGCACTCACTAATCTTGTTTGGGCAAAGGTGACTTCTCTGGCTGACATTAAAGCAAGTGGAAATTGGATGTATGCTGCCAAGCTTGATGGAGAGGGAGCTGCAATGTATGATGCCGCTAATGCTCTCTCAGAAGCTATGATTGATCTTGGAATAGCTATTGATGGGGGAAAGGACAGTCTTTCAATGGCTGCCCATGCTGGAGGTGAGATTGTTAAGGCTCCCGGAAACCTTGTGATTAGCGTCTACGTCACTTGTCCTGACATAACAAAAACAGTTACCCCGGATTTGAAGTTAGGAGATGATGGTGTGATACTTCATATTGATTTGGCAAAGGGAAAGCGCCGTTTGGGTGGATCTGCACTTGCTCAAGTTTTTGACCAAGTTGGGGATGATTGTCCTGATCTTGATGACGTTCCTTATTTTAAAAGAGTTTTTGAGTGCACACAGGCACTTCTTGATGATGAGTTCATCTCGGCTGGTCATGACATTAGTGATGGTGGGTTACTGACGTGTGCTCTAGAGATGGCATTTTCTGGGAATTGTGGTGTTGTATTAGATTTGAATTCACGTGGGAAGAGCCTTTTCCAAACACTTTTTGCTGAAGAACTTGGTCTCATTATTGAGGTAAGTAAAAAAAACTTGGATGTTGTGATGGAGAAGCTAATTAGCGAAGGTATATCTGCCGACATTATTGGACAAGTAAGTTCTGAACCCACAATTGAATTAAGGGTTGATGGGGCGTCTCATTTGAATGAGAAAACCTCTTTCCTTAGGGACATGTGGGAAGAGACCAGTTTTGAGTTGGAACACTTACAGAGATTGGCTTCTTGTGTTGATCAAGAGAAAGAGGGGTTGAAAGTTAGACATGAACCCTCGTGGAACTTGTCCTTCACTCCTACTTTCACAGATGAGAAGTATATGAGCGCCACATCAAAACCAAAGGTGGCTGTTATTCGAGAAGAAGGGAGCAATGGAGATAGAGAAATGTCTGCAGCTTTTTATGCTTCTGGTTTTGAGCCATGGGATGTGACTATGTCAGACCTTTTAAATGGGTCAATCTCTCTGGATGATTTTAGAGGAGTGGTATTTGTTGGTGGTTTCAGTTATGCTGATGTCCTTGACTCAGCAAAAGGATGGGCTGCATCAATACGATTTAATCAACCCCTTTTAAATCAATTTCAGGAGTTCTATAAGCGGCCAGACACATTTAGTCTCGGGATTTGTAATGGGTGTCAGCTTATGGCTCTATTGGGATGGATTCCAGGCCCCCAAGTTGGTGGTGTTCATGGTCTTGGTGGGGACCCATCACAGCCAAGGTTCATTCACAATGAATCTGGACGATTTGAGTGTCGATTCACTAGTGTGACAATTAGAGACTCACCAGCTGTAATGTTTAAAGGAATGGAGGGTAGTACATTGGGGGTGTGGGCTGCTCATGGCGAGGGAAGAGCATACTTCCCTGATGATGGGGTTTTTGATAGAGTGCTTCATTCCAATTTGGCCCCAGTAAGATACTGTGATGATGATGGGAGTGAGACAGAGCAATATCCATTTAATATGAATGGCTCTCCTTTAGGAGTTGCTGCTATTTGTTCACCAGATGGGAGACATCTTGCTATGATGCCTCATCCCGAGCGTTGTTTCTTAATGTGGCAATACCCATGGTATCCGAAGCACTGGAATGTGGACAAGAAGGGTCCAAGTCCCTGGTTGAAAATGTTCCAAAATGCCAGAGATTGGTGTTCTTGA
- the LOC133030306 gene encoding uncharacterized protein LOC133030306 — MVVSLGPGKFYGTSLPRPRIYTDVKLNDHRVDPPLSVMDPFLSWANEAHWSMGGLSYKRLRLQGRIEGNVSKLRAEREKIAKKNEKFASKSPTTGSDPGVLKRKKVVDTSGDDDESPPPAPIATKRRRFMDLIDEDMNREDEEIGSSKVRRRRLVKKLTDDFDKVAEEKEKACETPSRSLRNGGSGSNGLRSRRLILEDSVAPATEIVMDIVKEVNKLSSKGKKLKGSATKVKSGGGSESSPVTRSRNSPRLAKQK, encoded by the coding sequence ATGGTGGTATCTCTAGGTCCAGGCAAGTTCTATGGCACCAGCCTTCCCCGCCCTCGCATTTACACCGACGTCAAGCTAAACGACCATCGGGTCGACCCACCGCTTTCGGTTATGGACCCATTTCTCTCCTGGGCCAACGAGGCTCATTGGTCCATGGGCGGCTTAAGCTACAAGCGCCTGCGTCTCCAAGGCCGGATCGAAGGGAATGTCTCAAAGCTCCGCGCCGAGCGTGAGAAGATCGCGAAGAAGAACGAAAAGTTCGCCTCCAAATCGCCTACAACCGGATCCGATCCTGGTGTGCTTAAGCGCAAGAAAGTTGTCGATACTTCCGGTGACGACGATGAGTCCCCTCCTCCCGCTCCGATCGCGACCAAACGACGTAGATTCATGGATTTGATCGATGAGGATATGAATCGTGAAGATGAGGAAATTGGGAGCAGTAAGGTTCGAAGGAGGCGGCTGGTGAAGAAACTCACTGATGACTTTGATAAGGTGGctgaagagaaagagaaagctTGCGAAACTCCGTCACGGAGTCTGAGAAACGGTGGTTCTGGGTCAAATGGATTGAGGAGTCGGCGACTGATCTTGGAGGATTCTGTTGCCCCCGCAACTGAGATTGTGATGGACATTGTGAAGGAGGTGAATAAGTTGAGTTCCAAGGGCAAGAAGCTAAAGGGGTCTGCAACGAAAGTGAAATCTGGTGGAGGAAGTGAATCATCTCCGGTTACTAGATCCAGAAATTCTCCAAGATTGGCTAAACAGAAATGA
- the LOC133030308 gene encoding uncharacterized protein LOC133030308 isoform X2, with amino-acid sequence MRDVARSRESDGGAEPPPGPSRIGVDCVQAAPTKKRGRHKGLSTREKRRDLGRPLPLEWDVKGKTYKEVGSYSSDFSRELGLLVRRCTDPNFKDWAQVPQSVKRRILSNIEDELFDIGRQRYGAEYIPGILRGIDKSCAKKYSEFKNELYNHMKRHGTTKQYDGCTADQWEKAIEYFEQPEKRSEINSANRRKLKELSYGGSQSIPDLRYKRRNPETGQLAPIPETWQATHHKHGTGWVSETAKETWEKMKAIRETHSSESTESESTEPPSTIAEAGDKDLSLVQTVFGKRRGHQKGYGRIISTREMFDPPSYAQPSAPQPQPLSKSKDPVIADLQERVQQLEAYIRANSIIPGSQYPPPPSDESDNVGSSL; translated from the exons ATGAGAGATGTTGCTCGTTCTCGTGAGAGTGATGGAGGAGCTGAACCTCCGCCAGGACCATCACGCATTGGGGTTGATTGTGTGCAAG cGGCTCCAACAAAAAAACGTGGACGCCATAAAGGATTGAGTACACGAGAAAAAAGGAGAGACTTAGGACGTCCACTACCTCTCGAATGGGACGTGAAAGGGAAAACATATAAGGAGGTAGGATCTTACAGCTCCGATTTTAGTAGGGAGTTAGGGTTACTGGTTCGACGATGTACGGATCCCAACTTCAAAGATTGGGCACAAGTCCCTCAATCCGTTAAGAGAAGGATATTATCAAATATAGAG GACGAACTATTTGACATTGGTCGCCAAAGATACGGAGCAGAGTATATTCCAGGAATTTTGAGAGGCATAGACAAATCCTGTGCTAAAAAGTACTCTGAATTCAAAAATGAATTGTATAATCATATGAAAAGACATGGGACAACAAAACAATATGATGGATGTACTGCGGATCAGTGGGAAAAGGCTATTGAGTACTTCGAGCAACCAGAG AAACGTTCTGAGATTAACTCAGCAAACaggagaaaattgaaagaactAAGCTATGGGGGTTCTCAATCTATACCTGATTTGCGTTACAAAAGA CGCAATCCTGAGACTGGGCAACTAGCACCGATCCCAGAAACATGGCAAGCAACTCACCATAAACATGGCACTGGATGGGTGTCTGAAACCGCCAAAGAAACTTGg GAAAAAATGAAAGCCATACGTGAAACACATTCGTCAGAGTCTACTGAGTCTGagagtacggaaccaccaagcACTATAGCAGAGGCTGGAGACAAAGACTTGAGTCTAGTCCAAACGGTCTTCGGAAAGCGTCGAGGCCACCAAAAAGGATATGGCCGCATTATTAGCACGAGGGAGATGTTTGATCCACCTTCATATGCCCAACCTTCTGCACCTCAACCTCAACCTCTATCTAAATCTAAAGATCCTGTGATTGCAGACTTGCAGGAGCGTGTTCAACAATTGGAGGCATACATTAGGGCTAATTCTATCATCCCAGGATCTCAGTATCCACCTCCACCTTCTGACGAGTCTGATAATGTGGGATCCAGCCTATAG
- the LOC133030305 gene encoding mannan endo-1,4-beta-mannosidase 2-like, translating into MSRKKMASGYGMCYPIVGFASCMVFIYMSFGDVKVKLNFNKAPKLDFVGRNGTQFVVNGKPFYINGWNSYWLMDHAVDEYSRYRVGQMLEAGSKMGLTVCRTWAFNDGTYNALQMSPGVFNERVFKALDYVIAEAGQRGIRLLLALVNNLQAYGGKTQYVKWAWEEGLGLSASNDSFFFDPTIRDYFKNYVKTILTRKNTVNGIRYKDDPTIFGWEIINEPRCVTDASGDTLQDWLEEMSAFIKSIDNRHLVTIGLEGFYGPKSPEKLSVNPEDWASRLGADFIRNSQIANIDFASVHIYPDQWFKKVGFEDKLKYLSKWMLSHIEDGNKELKKPVVFSEFGLSNLNKDFKPEQRDIFYKVIYDIIYKSAKKGGSGAGALIWQYLVDGMEEYNDDFGMVPWEVPSLQTLVVKQSCRLSKFEGVAQQQPDFKASCMQKQ; encoded by the exons ATGTCTAGAAAGAAAATGGCATCTGGGTATGGTATGTGTTATCCCATTGTTGGATTTGCTTCATGTATGGTTTTCATCTACATGTCGTTTGGTGACGTGAAGGTGAAGCTCAATTTCAACAAAGCACCGAAATTGGACTTCGTAGGAAGGAATGGAACTCAGTTTGTGGTTAATGGTAAACCTTTTTACATTAATGGCTGGAACTCTTACTGGTTAATGGACCACGCTGTGGATGAATACAGTAGATATCGGGTCGGGCAAATGTTGGAAGCCGGATCTAAAATGGGTCTCACTGTGTGTCGTACTTGGGCCTTTAATGATGGTACCTACAATGCCCTCCAAATGTCCCCTGGTGTCTTCAACGAGCGAGTTTTCAAG GCTTTGGATTATGTCATTGCAGAAGCTGGGCAACGTGGAATCAGGCTGCTTCTTGCCCTGGTTAATAACTTGCAAGCTTATGGTGGAAAGACTCAATATGTCAAGTGGGCATGGGAAGAAGGGCTTGGTTTAAGTGCTTCTAATGATTCCTTCTTCTTCGACCCGACCATCCGTGATTATTTCAAGAACTATGTCAAG ACTATCCTGACAAGAAAGAATACTGTAAATGGCATCAGATACAAAGATGATCCCACCATTTTCGGATGGGAGATAATCAATGAACCACGTTGCGTCACAGATGCTTCTGGTGACACTCTCCAA GATTGGTTAGAAGAAATGTCTGCTTTCATCAAATCAATTGACAATCGTCACCTGGTGACCATAGGACTTGAAGGATTTTATGGTCCAAAAAGCCCTGAGAAGTTGTCTGTGAACCCTGAAGACTGGGCTTCCCGGCTGGGAGCTGATTTTATTCGAAACTCCCAGATTGCCAACATCGACTTTGCGTCTGTTCACATATACCCTGATCAGTG GTTTAAGAAAGTTGGATTTGAAGATAAACTGAAATACCTCTCCAAGTGGATGCTATCTCACATTGAAGATGGTAACAAAGAGCTGAAGAAGCCAGTCGTGTTCTCTGAATTCGGCTTGTCAAACCTGAACAAGGATTTCAAGCCGGAGCAGCGGGATATATTTTACAAAGTTATTTACGACATAATTTACAAATCTGCCAAGAAAGGCGGGTCTGGTGCCGGTGCGCTGATCTGGCAGTATTTGGTTGATGGGATGGAGGAGTACAACGATGATTTTGGAATGGTACCATGGGAAGTGCCTTCATTGCAAACATTGGTGGTAAAACAATCATGCAGgttgtcaaagttcgagggagtGGCTCAACAACAGCCGGATTTCAAAGCCTCTTGTATGCAAAAACAGTGA